A stretch of Aeromicrobium tamlense DNA encodes these proteins:
- a CDS encoding beta-class carbonic anhydrase, whose product MTTSFDDLLEANRRYAQDHEGGFDGIARAGVLMVTCMDSRIDPLAMIGLQEGDAKILRNPGGRVTDQVLVAIVLGVSLLQVKRVLVIEHTRCAMASSTEEQVKERVAEFTGTDASWMSIGVIEDQQATIRADVHKVRSHPLVPDSVEVGGFLYDVDSGLLTPVD is encoded by the coding sequence ATGACCACCTCTTTCGACGACCTGCTGGAAGCGAACCGGCGCTACGCCCAGGACCACGAGGGAGGCTTCGACGGCATCGCCCGTGCGGGCGTCCTCATGGTGACCTGCATGGACTCGCGCATCGATCCCCTCGCCATGATCGGCCTCCAGGAGGGCGACGCGAAGATCCTGCGCAACCCCGGCGGCCGCGTCACCGACCAGGTCCTCGTCGCGATCGTGCTGGGCGTGAGCCTGCTGCAGGTCAAGCGCGTCCTGGTCATCGAGCACACCCGCTGCGCCATGGCCTCCTCCACCGAGGAGCAGGTCAAGGAGCGCGTCGCGGAGTTCACCGGCACCGACGCCTCGTGGATGTCGATCGGTGTCATCGAGGACCAGCAGGCCACGATCCGCGCCGACGTGCACAAGGTCCGCAGCCACCCGCTCGTCCCCGACTCCGTCGAGGTCGGCGGCTTCCTCTACGACGTCGACAGCGGCCTGCTGACCCCCGTCGACTGA
- a CDS encoding DNA gyrase/topoisomerase IV subunit B encodes MSRAIRWGRLDTVRAGGIDEEEPDISTYDARNLLVLEGLEAVRKRPGMYIGSTDTRGLMHCLWEIIDNSVDEALTGHGAHIDVLLHGDGSVEVRDDGRGVPVDIEPKTGLTGVEVVYTKLHAGGKFGGGSYNATGGLHGVGASVVNALSARLDVEVDKGGATWAMSFRRGVPGVFAGDGADADFTPDNTLRKIGKVARARTGTRVRYWADPQIFIKGAKFSYEDLVARARQTSFLVPGLRIRIRDERADEPREEDFFHEGGISEFCDFLAPDGPVSEVLRIQGEDTFVETVPVLDEKGHMTPQDVERTLGVDIALRWGTDYDTVVKSFVNIIATPKGGTHVSGFERGVTKTFNEVLRSSRMLKNGDPDVIKDDVLEGLTAVVTVNLAEPQFEGQTKEVLGTPPVTRIVNKIVARELKAFLTSTKTAQKAKARQVMEKVVGASRTRLAARQHRDTQRRKNALESSALPAKLADCRSNDVERSELFIVEGDSALGTAKSARDAEFQALLPIRGKILNVQKASIGDMLKNAECSSIIQVVGAGSGRTFDLDAARYGRIIFMADADSDGAHIRCLLATLFFRYMRPMVEAGRVYTAVPPLHRIELVSPKKGQDKYIYTYSDPELQRKLAELKKRNIRWKDAPQRYKGLGEMDADQLAETTMDPRHRTLRRLTVDDAEAAADVFELLMGNEVPPRKEFIIQGAYEIDSELIDA; translated from the coding sequence GTGTCACGTGCGATCCGGTGGGGCCGGCTCGATACCGTGAGAGCCGGGGGAATCGATGAGGAGGAACCGGACATTTCCACGTACGACGCACGCAATCTGCTCGTCCTCGAGGGGCTCGAAGCGGTACGCAAGCGACCCGGCATGTACATCGGCTCGACGGACACGCGCGGCCTCATGCACTGCCTGTGGGAGATCATCGACAACTCCGTCGACGAGGCGCTGACCGGTCACGGCGCGCACATCGACGTCCTGCTCCACGGCGACGGCTCGGTGGAGGTCCGCGACGACGGACGCGGCGTGCCGGTCGACATCGAGCCGAAGACGGGCCTCACCGGCGTCGAGGTCGTCTACACGAAGCTGCACGCGGGCGGAAAGTTCGGCGGCGGCTCGTACAACGCCACCGGCGGTCTGCACGGCGTCGGCGCCTCCGTCGTGAACGCGCTCTCGGCGCGCCTCGACGTCGAGGTCGACAAGGGCGGCGCCACGTGGGCCATGTCCTTCCGCCGTGGCGTGCCCGGCGTGTTCGCCGGCGACGGCGCCGACGCGGACTTCACCCCCGACAACACGCTGCGCAAGATCGGCAAGGTCGCGAGGGCGCGCACGGGCACGCGCGTCCGCTACTGGGCCGACCCGCAGATCTTCATCAAGGGCGCCAAGTTCTCCTACGAGGACCTCGTCGCCCGCGCCCGCCAGACCTCCTTCCTCGTGCCCGGCCTGCGCATCCGCATCCGCGACGAGCGCGCCGACGAGCCGCGCGAGGAGGACTTCTTCCACGAGGGCGGCATCTCGGAGTTCTGCGACTTCCTGGCGCCCGACGGGCCCGTCTCGGAGGTGCTGCGCATCCAGGGCGAGGACACCTTCGTCGAGACCGTGCCCGTGCTCGACGAGAAGGGCCACATGACGCCCCAGGACGTCGAGCGCACGCTCGGCGTCGACATCGCGCTGCGGTGGGGCACCGACTACGACACCGTCGTGAAGTCGTTCGTCAACATCATCGCCACGCCCAAGGGCGGCACCCACGTGTCGGGCTTCGAGCGCGGCGTCACCAAGACGTTCAACGAGGTCCTGCGGAGCTCCCGCATGCTCAAGAACGGCGACCCCGACGTCATCAAGGACGACGTGCTCGAGGGGCTCACCGCCGTCGTCACCGTGAACCTCGCCGAGCCGCAGTTCGAGGGCCAGACGAAGGAGGTGCTCGGCACGCCGCCGGTCACCCGCATCGTCAACAAGATCGTGGCGCGCGAGCTCAAGGCGTTCCTGACCTCCACCAAGACCGCGCAGAAGGCCAAGGCGCGCCAGGTGATGGAGAAGGTCGTCGGCGCGTCGCGCACGCGCCTGGCGGCGCGTCAGCACCGCGACACCCAGCGCCGCAAGAACGCGCTCGAGTCGAGCGCCCTGCCGGCGAAGCTCGCCGACTGCCGCAGCAACGACGTCGAACGCTCCGAGCTGTTCATCGTGGAGGGCGACTCGGCCCTCGGCACCGCGAAGTCGGCGCGCGACGCCGAGTTCCAGGCGCTGCTGCCGATCCGCGGCAAGATCCTCAACGTCCAGAAGGCCAGCATCGGCGACATGCTGAAGAACGCCGAGTGCTCGTCGATCATCCAGGTGGTGGGCGCCGGCTCGGGCCGCACGTTCGACCTCGACGCGGCGCGGTACGGCCGGATCATCTTCATGGCTGACGCCGACTCCGACGGCGCCCACATCCGCTGCCTGCTGGCGACGCTGTTCTTCCGCTACATGCGCCCGATGGTGGAGGCCGGCCGCGTCTACACCGCCGTCCCGCCGTTGCACCGGATCGAGCTCGTCTCGCCCAAGAAGGGGCAGGACAAGTACATCTACACGTACTCCGATCCCGAGCTGCAGCGGAAGCTGGCCGAGCTGAAGAAGCGCAACATCCGCTGGAAGGACGCGCCTCAGCGCTACAAGGGCCTGGGCGAGATGGACGCCGACCAGCTGGCCGAGACCACGATGGACCCGCGCCACCGCACCCTGCGCCGCCTCACCGTGGACGACGCCGAGGCCGCCGCCGACGTCTTCGAGCTGCTCATGGGCAACGAGGTCCCGCCGCGCAAGGAGTTCATCATCCAGGGCGCCTACGAGATCGACTCCGAGCTCATCGACGCCTGA
- a CDS encoding DUF7455 domain-containing protein, producing MFDDTRRNEDTVTATAEFPALTASDRCDRCGAQALVRVELPSGADLVFCGHHARLHETRLREIAVDYHDESDRLTV from the coding sequence ATGTTCGACGACACCCGACGAAATGAGGACACCGTGACGGCCACTGCCGAGTTCCCCGCCCTCACCGCCTCCGACCGCTGCGACCGCTGCGGTGCGCAGGCGCTGGTTCGCGTCGAACTGCCCTCGGGCGCCGACCTGGTCTTCTGCGGCCACCACGCCCGACTGCACGAGACGCGACTGCGCGAGATCGCCGTCGACTACCACGACGAGAGCGACCGACTCACGGTCTGA
- a CDS encoding phospholipase D-like domain-containing protein gives MSVSHRLRLASVAALGALVLPLVAASTTFGADETEVADPAAAVEPQAAPTEEAPRVETQAVTPQAVAPAATTVRGRPYGAAYPVEVEANFSRPYFDRGASNRDYSLLNDLERLIRGSYKTPQGKYKSKKQRRATSVYAANSRMEDSVRIGRELVRAAKAGVNVQFIHPNAHLSGASKKLRKQLNATKYGKFRICSNGKSMACLSRVNGAIMHSKIVMVSDTYTRSNKRAKGVVWTGSTNFGGRSAERTYNNGSTVYNDKKLWYQMRGVWKDMWAERRIGSDYGRYIAKRSTRYGYRTATRDGYSSAYAKRGLLYSNLSNYTVHVTPLRATPTNGRDPILNMLNRIVPDEQCRIRVMENRFKYRRIALAYKLAALNNGGCRVSVVAFKDDLKKNYLEHCRQLLRVCKPILDVLKTSRTEVDAAYAQIHDKAILVDAKLKRNKMNPEERLPGGGVWPKSGARVKLVLAGSANLTGSNLVASDEITTITTDPDVYDAYVEHWRSVTQTKSYGVFKY, from the coding sequence GTGTCCGTCAGTCATCGACTTCGACTCGCGAGTGTCGCCGCCCTCGGTGCGCTCGTGCTGCCGCTCGTCGCCGCTTCCACCACGTTCGGAGCGGACGAGACCGAGGTCGCCGACCCCGCCGCGGCCGTCGAGCCGCAGGCGGCGCCGACGGAGGAGGCGCCCCGGGTCGAGACCCAGGCGGTGACCCCGCAGGCCGTCGCGCCGGCCGCCACCACGGTCCGCGGTCGCCCCTACGGCGCGGCCTACCCGGTCGAGGTCGAGGCCAACTTCTCGCGTCCGTACTTCGACCGCGGCGCCTCGAACCGCGACTACTCCCTGCTGAACGACCTCGAGCGCCTCATCCGCGGCTCGTACAAGACCCCGCAGGGCAAGTACAAGAGCAAGAAGCAGCGCCGCGCCACCTCGGTCTACGCCGCCAACTCGCGCATGGAGGACTCGGTCCGCATCGGCCGCGAGCTCGTCCGCGCCGCGAAGGCCGGCGTCAACGTGCAGTTCATCCACCCGAACGCGCACCTGTCGGGCGCCTCGAAGAAGCTGCGCAAGCAGCTGAACGCCACGAAGTACGGCAAGTTCCGCATCTGCTCCAACGGCAAGTCGATGGCCTGCCTCTCGCGTGTCAACGGCGCGATCATGCACTCCAAGATCGTCATGGTCAGCGACACCTACACGCGCAGCAACAAGCGCGCCAAGGGCGTCGTGTGGACGGGCTCGACGAACTTCGGCGGCCGCAGCGCCGAGCGCACGTACAACAACGGCAGCACGGTCTACAACGACAAGAAGCTCTGGTACCAGATGCGCGGCGTCTGGAAGGACATGTGGGCCGAGCGCCGCATCGGCTCGGACTACGGTCGCTACATCGCCAAGCGCAGCACGCGCTACGGCTACCGCACCGCCACCCGCGACGGCTACTCCAGCGCCTACGCCAAGCGCGGCCTGCTGTACTCGAACCTCTCGAACTACACGGTCCACGTCACGCCGCTGCGCGCGACGCCCACCAACGGCCGCGACCCGATCCTCAACATGCTGAACCGCATCGTCCCCGACGAGCAGTGCCGCATCCGCGTCATGGAGAACCGCTTCAAGTACCGCCGAATCGCGCTGGCGTACAAGCTGGCGGCGCTCAACAACGGTGGCTGCCGTGTGTCGGTCGTGGCCTTCAAGGACGACCTGAAGAAGAACTATCTCGAGCACTGCCGCCAGCTGCTGCGCGTGTGCAAGCCGATCCTCGACGTGCTCAAGACCTCGCGCACCGAGGTCGACGCGGCCTACGCGCAGATCCACGACAAGGCGATCCTGGTCGACGCGAAGCTCAAGCGGAACAAGATGAACCCCGAGGAGCGCCTGCCCGGTGGCGGCGTCTGGCCCAAGTCCGGTGCGCGCGTCAAGCTCGTGCTGGCCGGCTCGGCCAACCTGACGGGCTCGAACCTGGTGGCCAGTGACGAGATCACGACCATCACGACCGACCCCGACGTGTACGACGCCTACGTCGAGCACTGGCGCTCGGTCACCCAGACGAAGTCGTACGGCGTCTTCAAGTACTGA
- a CDS encoding polysaccharide pyruvyl transferase family protein codes for MARILLKVHHPTLEPADAATVLERNLIGNNVGNLAFSHASERLLTHPGDDVTAAPTGPWFADPARVNREFDHVVFPLANHFRASNLKALDRQSTAIEQLTTGFTVLGVGAQADLDGNAPRAEREAVEKATRRFVRAVLERGPSIGVRGDFTKEYLVGLGFDDSEVDVIGCPSMFLHGPELPLRLPDAVAADDPIAITISPYVTEMGPILEQSLRRHRHLTYIGQDVHTLRLLLRGTSLSGDDPRLPLSPEHPVFAPGRTVFPLNIPAWQEFLRSQRFAFGTRIHGTIVSLISGTPAVLLAHDSRTLELARYHRIPFVRLDERDPSEVSVPDLFAQADWSALVDGHRERWDTYAAFLERHGLRHGFGPAGGVERFDAAAAAVAADPGFPPVVRSNAGPVSPARRLARAVRRRLR; via the coding sequence GTGGCGCGCATTCTCCTGAAGGTCCACCACCCCACGCTGGAACCGGCCGACGCCGCCACCGTCCTCGAGCGCAACCTCATCGGCAACAACGTCGGGAACCTGGCCTTCAGCCACGCCTCCGAGCGGCTCCTGACGCACCCCGGCGACGACGTCACCGCAGCGCCCACGGGCCCGTGGTTCGCCGACCCCGCTCGGGTGAACCGCGAGTTCGACCACGTGGTCTTCCCGCTCGCCAACCACTTCCGCGCCTCCAACCTCAAGGCCCTCGACCGCCAGTCGACCGCGATCGAGCAGCTCACCACCGGCTTCACCGTGCTGGGGGTCGGGGCGCAGGCCGACCTCGACGGCAACGCGCCCCGCGCGGAGCGCGAGGCCGTCGAGAAGGCCACCCGGCGCTTCGTCCGTGCGGTCCTGGAGCGCGGCCCGTCGATCGGCGTCCGCGGCGACTTCACCAAGGAGTACCTCGTCGGCCTGGGCTTCGACGACTCCGAGGTCGACGTCATCGGCTGTCCCTCGATGTTCCTCCACGGCCCCGAGCTGCCGCTGCGGCTCCCCGACGCGGTCGCGGCCGACGACCCGATCGCGATCACCATCTCTCCCTACGTGACCGAGATGGGGCCGATCCTCGAGCAGAGCCTGCGGCGGCACCGGCACCTGACCTACATCGGCCAGGACGTCCACACGCTGCGGCTGCTGCTGCGCGGGACGTCGCTGTCCGGCGACGACCCCCGACTGCCGCTCTCCCCCGAGCACCCGGTCTTCGCTCCCGGTCGCACGGTGTTCCCGCTCAACATCCCCGCGTGGCAGGAGTTCCTGCGCAGCCAGCGGTTCGCGTTCGGCACGCGGATCCACGGCACGATCGTGTCGTTGATCTCCGGCACGCCCGCGGTCCTGCTCGCGCACGACTCGCGCACCCTCGAGCTGGCGCGGTACCACCGCATCCCGTTCGTGCGGCTCGACGAGCGCGACCCGTCCGAGGTCTCGGTGCCGGACCTGTTCGCGCAGGCCGACTGGTCCGCGCTCGTCGACGGTCACCGCGAGCGATGGGACACCTACGCGGCATTCCTCGAGCGTCACGGGCTCCGGCACGGGTTCGGTCCCGCAGGCGGGGTCGAGCGCTTCGACGCCGCCGCCGCGGCCGTGGCCGCCGACCCGGGCTTCCCGCCCGTGGTCCGGTCGAACGCCGGCCCGGTCTCCCCCGCCCGTCGCCTCGCCCGCGCGGTGCGCCGCCGCCTCCGCTGA
- a CDS encoding RNA polymerase sigma factor produces the protein MTRAAQTAKAATTKKAPAPASKKAASASEEVTDASSAVKKAPAKKAPAKKAAAKKAPVKKAAAAKGGEVVLGDQVDLADVLETKPAVDADGKKVLPDIADEVFEKDLKEDPTLKEDEEASFTLSSADDTDEPAVQVTVAGATADPVKDYLKQIGKVALLTAAEEVELAKRIEAGLFAEEKLAKSKRVADKLREELDWIIIDGRRAKNHLLEANLRLVVSLAKRYTGRGMLFLDLIQEGNLGLIRAVEKFDYTKGFKFSTYATWWIRQAITRAMADQARTIRIPVHMVEVINKLARVQRQMLQDLGREPTPEELAVELDMTPEKVVEVQKYGREPISLHTPLGEDGDSEFGDLIEDSEAIVPADAVSFTLLQEQLHAVLDTLSERESGVVSMRFGLTDGQPKTLDEIGKVYGVTRERIRQIESKTMSKLRHPSRSQVLRDYLD, from the coding sequence GTGACTCGTGCCGCCCAGACCGCGAAGGCAGCGACCACGAAGAAGGCGCCTGCACCGGCGTCCAAGAAGGCCGCGAGCGCGTCGGAGGAGGTCACCGACGCGAGCTCCGCCGTGAAGAAGGCCCCCGCCAAGAAGGCTCCGGCGAAGAAGGCCGCCGCCAAGAAGGCGCCCGTGAAGAAGGCTGCTGCCGCGAAGGGCGGCGAGGTCGTCCTCGGCGACCAGGTCGATCTGGCCGACGTGCTCGAGACGAAGCCGGCGGTCGACGCCGACGGCAAGAAGGTCCTTCCGGACATCGCCGACGAGGTCTTCGAGAAGGACCTGAAGGAAGACCCCACGCTGAAGGAGGACGAGGAGGCCAGCTTCACGCTCTCCTCGGCCGACGACACCGACGAGCCCGCGGTCCAGGTGACCGTGGCCGGCGCCACCGCCGACCCCGTCAAGGACTACCTCAAGCAGATCGGCAAGGTCGCGCTGCTGACCGCCGCCGAGGAGGTCGAGCTCGCCAAGCGCATCGAGGCCGGCCTGTTCGCCGAGGAGAAGCTCGCCAAGTCCAAGCGCGTCGCGGACAAGCTCCGCGAGGAGCTCGACTGGATCATCATCGACGGTCGCCGCGCCAAGAACCACCTGCTCGAGGCCAACCTGCGACTCGTCGTCTCGCTGGCCAAGCGCTACACCGGCCGCGGCATGCTCTTCCTGGACCTGATCCAGGAGGGCAACCTGGGCCTCATCCGTGCGGTCGAGAAGTTCGACTACACTAAGGGCTTCAAGTTCTCCACGTACGCCACGTGGTGGATCCGTCAGGCCATCACCCGCGCCATGGCCGACCAGGCGCGCACCATCCGCATCCCGGTGCACATGGTCGAGGTCATCAACAAGCTGGCCCGCGTCCAGCGCCAGATGCTCCAGGACCTGGGCCGCGAGCCCACCCCGGAGGAGCTGGCGGTCGAGCTGGACATGACGCCCGAGAAGGTCGTCGAGGTCCAGAAGTACGGTCGCGAGCCGATCAGCCTCCACACGCCGCTGGGCGAGGACGGCGACAGCGAGTTCGGCGACCTCATCGAGGACTCCGAGGCGATCGTCCCGGCCGACGCCGTGTCGTTCACCCTGCTCCAGGAGCAGCTGCACGCCGTGCTCGACACCCTGAGCGAGCGTGAGTCGGGCGTCGTCTCGATGCGCTTCGGCCTCACCGACGGCCAGCCCAAGACGCTCGACGAGATCGGCAAGGTCTACGGCGTCACGCGCGAGCGCATCCGCCAGATCGAGTCCAAGACGATGAGCAAGCTGCGTCACCCGTCGCGCTCGCAGGTCCTGCGCGACTACCTCGACTGA
- a CDS encoding glutamate--cysteine ligase family protein: protein MGQDVEAREFTGEDRARYRAKVRRNLDVLAAMLGQQDFSVPDPHVGIEIEFNLVDDSGDPALRNSETLDAIATEDFQTELGQFNVEINVPPAPVAGRGLADMAERMREDLNVAQGKAQSVGTGLMMIGILPTLDAPHLTRESISANPRYHLLSDQILTARGEDIHLVINGVERLRTTIDTIIAEAACTSTQLHLQVEPEDFAPTWNAAQAIAGVQIAVGANSPFFLGKRLWHETRIALFEQATDTRTDELKAQGVRPRVWFGERWITSVFDLFEENSRYFPALLPIVEDEDPVAEIEAGRIPVLPELRLHNGTIWRWNRPIYDVVDGKPHLRVENRLLPAGPTVKDTVANAALFYGLVTALTEQERPVWSQLSFKAAEEGFHEAAAAGIEAQAYWPGIGTVPVRELVLRHLLPLAHVGLERRGVDGAVIDEFLTIIERRCVTGRNGSTWMTEQFDRIHERGSDVFDSMRALTRRYAEHMHSNEPVHSWPVD, encoded by the coding sequence ATGGGACAGGACGTCGAGGCCCGGGAGTTCACGGGCGAGGACCGGGCTCGGTACCGCGCCAAGGTGCGTCGCAACCTCGACGTGCTCGCCGCGATGCTGGGGCAGCAGGACTTCTCGGTGCCGGATCCGCACGTCGGCATCGAGATCGAGTTCAACCTCGTCGACGACTCGGGCGACCCGGCGCTGCGGAACTCCGAGACGCTCGACGCGATCGCGACCGAGGACTTCCAGACCGAGCTCGGCCAGTTCAACGTCGAGATCAACGTGCCGCCCGCCCCCGTGGCGGGCCGCGGGCTGGCGGACATGGCCGAGCGCATGCGCGAGGACCTCAACGTCGCGCAGGGGAAGGCGCAGAGCGTCGGCACCGGCCTCATGATGATCGGCATCCTGCCCACGCTGGACGCGCCGCACCTGACGCGTGAGTCGATCTCGGCGAACCCGCGGTACCACCTGCTCTCCGACCAGATCCTCACCGCGCGCGGCGAGGACATCCACCTGGTCATCAACGGCGTCGAGCGGCTGCGCACGACGATCGACACGATCATCGCCGAGGCCGCCTGCACGAGCACCCAGCTGCACCTGCAGGTCGAGCCCGAGGACTTCGCGCCCACGTGGAACGCTGCGCAGGCGATCGCGGGCGTCCAGATCGCCGTCGGCGCGAACTCGCCCTTCTTCCTGGGCAAGCGGCTGTGGCACGAGACCCGCATCGCCCTGTTCGAGCAGGCCACCGACACGCGCACCGACGAGCTCAAGGCGCAGGGCGTCCGCCCGCGCGTGTGGTTCGGCGAGCGCTGGATCACCTCGGTCTTCGACCTCTTCGAGGAGAACTCGCGCTACTTCCCGGCGCTGCTGCCGATCGTCGAGGACGAGGACCCGGTGGCCGAGATCGAGGCCGGCCGGATCCCGGTCCTGCCCGAGCTCCGCCTCCACAACGGCACGATCTGGCGCTGGAACCGGCCGATCTACGACGTCGTCGACGGCAAGCCGCACCTGCGCGTCGAGAACCGGCTGCTGCCCGCGGGTCCCACGGTCAAGGACACCGTGGCGAACGCCGCGCTGTTCTACGGGCTCGTGACCGCGCTGACCGAGCAGGAGCGTCCCGTCTGGAGCCAGCTGTCGTTCAAGGCGGCCGAGGAGGGCTTCCACGAGGCCGCCGCCGCCGGGATCGAGGCGCAGGCCTACTGGCCGGGCATCGGCACCGTTCCCGTGCGCGAGCTGGTCCTGCGCCACCTGCTGCCCCTGGCGCACGTGGGCCTGGAGCGTCGCGGCGTGGACGGCGCGGTCATCGACGAGTTCCTCACGATCATCGAGCGACGCTGCGTGACCGGGCGGAACGGCTCCACCTGGATGACCGAGCAGTTCGACCGGATCCACGAGCGCGGCAGCGACGTCTTCGACTCGATGCGAGCCCTCACGCGCCGCTACGCCGAGCACATGCACAGCAACGAACCGGTGCACTCCTGGCCCGTCGACTGA
- a CDS encoding DUF4192 domain-containing protein — protein sequence MTESVFRAHTHEDLLNALPTFFGFVPRECVIGMAVSGPRCRFGFRLRHDLPEPGEEAALAAELAPHLLRNGDEGFFVFGLSSDAERARTMALALRDALPPGRDWLTIWADDHRLWADLPEVPPEGEPYTLDAHHEAIVRAVAEGRVIARDRSDLAAEVAPARDPRRRWLDAAHDEELGRFMARALTTDPDAFLAGECAAVAELTERFLAGVHLTDGQLVELSVRASGRQVRDTAWLRITRDNAGPMYQLWAAVARIAAEDFAPASLCLAGFSAWQMGDGVRARFALERALVLEPHYRMGQLLRGALEAGMHPDLWATAGARP from the coding sequence ATGACCGAATCCGTGTTCCGCGCCCACACCCACGAGGACCTCCTCAACGCCCTGCCCACCTTCTTCGGGTTCGTGCCCCGCGAGTGCGTCATCGGCATGGCGGTCTCGGGCCCGCGCTGCCGGTTCGGCTTCCGACTGCGGCACGACCTGCCCGAGCCGGGTGAGGAGGCCGCGCTGGCCGCCGAGCTCGCGCCGCACCTGCTGCGCAACGGGGACGAGGGCTTCTTCGTCTTCGGGCTCTCCTCCGACGCCGAGCGTGCCCGGACGATGGCGTTGGCGCTGCGCGACGCCCTGCCGCCCGGTCGGGACTGGCTGACGATCTGGGCCGACGACCACCGGCTCTGGGCCGATCTCCCGGAGGTCCCGCCCGAGGGCGAGCCGTACACGCTCGACGCCCACCACGAGGCGATCGTGCGCGCCGTCGCCGAGGGCCGGGTCATCGCACGCGACCGGTCCGACCTCGCGGCCGAGGTGGCTCCGGCACGCGACCCCCGCCGCCGCTGGCTCGACGCGGCGCACGACGAGGAGCTGGGCCGCTTCATGGCCCGAGCGCTCACCACGGATCCCGACGCGTTCCTCGCGGGGGAGTGCGCGGCCGTTGCGGAGCTCACCGAGCGGTTCCTCGCGGGAGTGCACCTCACCGACGGCCAGCTCGTCGAGCTCTCGGTGCGCGCCTCGGGGCGGCAGGTCCGCGACACCGCGTGGCTGCGGATCACCCGGGACAACGCCGGGCCGATGTACCAGCTGTGGGCGGCGGTCGCGCGCATCGCGGCGGAGGACTTCGCGCCGGCGTCCCTGTGCCTCGCCGGGTTCTCGGCCTGGCAGATGGGCGACGGTGTCCGCGCCCGGTTCGCGCTGGAGCGTGCCCTCGTGCTGGAGCCCCACTACCGGATGGGCCAGCTGCTCCGCGGCGCGCTGGAGGCCGGGATGCATCCCGACCTCTGGGCCACAGCGGGCGCGCGGCCCTGA
- a CDS encoding DUF1775 domain-containing protein translates to MSDRPRLTLAAASAAVALVVGAASPAIADAAIEGIVPQGDGTTVLVVAVEDGCGDAPTTGLALEVPDDVSLIDATAPDGWTRVLDGPRVEFAGTGIPPGQATEFLVTARIGEEAAPEVAVVSEQQCGDGRVGARSQPAFEVTAESVDPRMTVREPPTVSPGADSAQIALVVGAFVLAVAAGTVVARRRSDRD, encoded by the coding sequence ATGAGCGATCGACCGAGACTCACCCTGGCCGCCGCGAGCGCCGCCGTCGCTCTGGTCGTCGGGGCGGCTTCGCCCGCGATCGCCGATGCCGCGATCGAGGGGATCGTGCCCCAGGGCGACGGGACCACCGTCCTCGTGGTCGCCGTCGAGGACGGCTGCGGCGACGCCCCGACCACCGGGTTGGCGCTCGAGGTGCCTGACGACGTGTCGCTGATCGATGCCACGGCGCCCGACGGGTGGACGCGAGTCCTCGACGGTCCGCGCGTGGAGTTCGCCGGTACCGGCATCCCGCCAGGACAGGCGACCGAGTTCCTCGTCACGGCGCGCATCGGCGAGGAGGCGGCTCCGGAGGTCGCGGTCGTGTCCGAGCAGCAGTGCGGGGACGGACGTGTAGGCGCTCGGTCCCAGCCGGCCTTCGAGGTGACGGCGGAGTCCGTCGACCCGCGGATGACCGTCCGGGAGCCGCCGACCGTCTCCCCGGGCGCCGACAGCGCCCAGATCGCGTTGGTGGTCGGGGCGTTCGTGCTCGCCGTCGCCGCAGGCACGGTCGTGGCACGGCGGCGGAGCGACCGGGACTAG